A region from the Solibacillus sp. FSL H8-0523 genome encodes:
- a CDS encoding FixH family protein — MMKKWFYSIVAVPFLLVGCGEEELQTDANTEAPAIVEVAIQTAEQLTIGETTLAARVTQGDEVVADADEVKFEVWESGLRDDGEMVHGTLTEDGVYAADYTFDHDGVYYMFAHTTARGMHVMPKQKLIVGNPDMSKVLEDTSSNTMDHSEHDEEKKDEDHDH; from the coding sequence ATGATGAAAAAGTGGTTTTATAGTATAGTGGCAGTACCGTTTTTATTAGTTGGCTGTGGCGAGGAAGAACTTCAAACCGATGCCAATACCGAAGCACCAGCAATTGTAGAAGTAGCTATCCAAACAGCAGAGCAGCTAACTATTGGCGAAACAACATTAGCAGCCCGTGTGACACAAGGCGATGAAGTGGTAGCGGATGCGGATGAAGTGAAATTTGAAGTATGGGAATCTGGATTGCGTGATGACGGTGAGATGGTGCATGGTACATTAACAGAAGATGGGGTATACGCAGCAGATTACACATTTGATCATGATGGTGTGTACTATATGTTTGCGCATACAACAGCGCGCGGGATGCATGTGATGCCAAAGCAAAAGCTAATCGTTGGTAACCCGGACATGAGTAAGGTACTAGAGGATACAAGCTCAAATACAATGGATCACTCAGAGCATGACGAGGAAAAAAAAGACGAGGATCACGATCATTAA
- a CDS encoding HAMP domain-containing sensor histidine kinase, producing the protein MRKLSSKIWLLIVLFLSATVIFMYIFTNFLYEQLYVEDTKAMMIEVGEKLQTKYTGGKVSDELIAEIDAYAAYSNLEIFAVRNPRELSACVPFDIDYDALIGVDERQQLLKGNSVTKIGYEERFERQIISVILPFAEQNRLEGIIYVYYPLAKISELAKQEVILLLTGAVMFLLVAAFFVYYGMRKILQPLADLQQAVGQMTEGQYKTRVDVKSNDEIGSLSSAFNQMAEAIQQEDEEKKSFLATVSHELRTPISYVKGYSEAIQSGLIEGQKKEEAMQIITREAARMERLTNEFMQLARQDDVEQTEYEPLVLAETIRDAICLVTQQASNKHIEIIQQFDEALIINGDEQKQKQVWINLLENAIRYSHEASQIILTTTQHNNQAVITIQDFGQGIPAADLPHLTERFYRVNKARSRMDGGSGLGLSIVEQITKQHSGTLKIDSTMGQGTLVTIMLPLMEE; encoded by the coding sequence ATGAGGAAATTATCATCAAAAATTTGGCTATTAATCGTATTGTTTTTAAGTGCGACCGTCATTTTCATGTACATATTTACGAACTTTTTATATGAGCAGCTTTATGTGGAAGATACGAAAGCGATGATGATTGAAGTCGGAGAAAAACTGCAAACCAAGTATACAGGTGGCAAGGTATCTGATGAACTCATTGCCGAAATTGATGCGTATGCGGCGTATTCCAATCTTGAAATATTTGCTGTGCGCAATCCACGGGAACTGAGTGCTTGTGTACCGTTTGATATTGACTATGATGCGCTGATTGGCGTGGATGAACGGCAACAGCTCCTAAAAGGGAATTCGGTTACAAAGATTGGCTATGAGGAACGTTTTGAGCGTCAAATTATCTCCGTTATTTTACCGTTCGCTGAGCAAAATCGTTTAGAAGGCATTATTTATGTATACTATCCACTGGCAAAAATTTCGGAGCTAGCCAAGCAGGAAGTGATCTTACTTCTAACGGGTGCAGTGATGTTTTTACTTGTCGCAGCATTTTTCGTTTACTATGGCATGCGTAAAATTTTGCAGCCACTTGCCGATTTACAGCAGGCGGTGGGTCAGATGACAGAGGGACAATACAAAACGCGGGTAGACGTGAAATCAAATGATGAAATAGGTAGCCTTTCCTCTGCCTTTAACCAAATGGCTGAGGCGATTCAGCAAGAGGATGAGGAGAAAAAATCATTTTTAGCAACCGTTTCACACGAACTGCGCACGCCGATTAGCTATGTGAAGGGCTATAGTGAAGCGATTCAAAGTGGTTTGATTGAAGGGCAAAAAAAAGAGGAAGCCATGCAAATTATTACGCGTGAAGCAGCACGCATGGAACGTTTAACGAATGAATTTATGCAGCTTGCGCGTCAAGATGATGTGGAGCAAACGGAGTACGAACCACTCGTATTAGCAGAAACAATTCGAGATGCCATTTGCTTAGTGACGCAACAGGCGAGCAATAAGCACATCGAGATTATACAACAATTTGATGAAGCGCTCATCATTAACGGTGACGAGCAAAAGCAAAAGCAGGTATGGATTAATCTACTAGAAAATGCGATTCGTTATTCGCATGAGGCATCGCAAATTATTCTAACGACAACACAACACAACAATCAAGCAGTCATTACAATACAGGATTTTGGACAAGGCATTCCAGCGGCTGATTTACCGCATTTGACTGAACGCTTTTATCGCGTGAACAAAGCAAGAAGTCGAATGGATGGTGGCAGTGGGTTAGGGCTATCCATCGTGGAACAAATTACGAAACAGCACAGTGGAACACTAAAAATAGACAGTACAATGGGACAAGGGACGCTCGTTACAATCATGCTCCCTTTAATGGAGGAATAA
- a CDS encoding response regulator transcription factor has protein sequence MTTILIVDDEQNMRQLIDLVLVNAGFHTIHAANGTEAYYAVSQQTIDLVLLDVMMPGENGFEVCKAIQAMTPVPVIFLTARDASEDKVKGLMLGGDDYIVKPFTADELVARIYAVLRRAGASVHEPEAQFLQHGVIKIDEVSRKVYLEDEPITLTLKEFELLYLFMKHPDNVYSREQLLEHIWDLNYSGGTRTVDTHIKTLRIKLGKKSKEASDYIQTVWGVGYRFEKNL, from the coding sequence ATGACGACGATTTTAATTGTAGATGATGAACAAAATATGCGTCAGCTCATTGATTTAGTGCTGGTAAATGCAGGTTTTCATACAATTCATGCAGCTAATGGTACCGAAGCATATTACGCGGTTAGTCAACAAACGATCGATCTCGTGCTGTTAGATGTCATGATGCCCGGGGAGAATGGTTTTGAGGTATGCAAGGCGATTCAAGCGATGACGCCTGTACCAGTCATCTTTTTAACGGCTAGAGATGCGAGCGAAGACAAAGTAAAAGGGCTGATGCTTGGTGGCGATGATTATATCGTGAAGCCGTTCACAGCCGATGAATTAGTGGCACGTATTTATGCAGTGTTACGCCGTGCAGGTGCATCGGTGCACGAACCAGAAGCACAATTTTTGCAGCACGGGGTCATTAAAATCGATGAAGTTTCACGGAAAGTATATCTCGAGGATGAGCCGATTACGTTGACACTGAAGGAATTTGAGCTGTTGTATTTATTTATGAAGCATCCGGATAATGTGTACTCGCGTGAGCAGCTACTCGAGCATATTTGGGATTTGAATTATTCTGGTGGTACCCGCACAGTAGATACACATATTAAGACACTTCGCATTAAGCTTGGAAAAAAATCAAAGGAAGCGAGTGACTATATTCAAACTGTTTGGGGTGTAGGGTATCGCTTTGAAAAGAACTTATGA
- a CDS encoding YncE family protein — protein MNYIRMIILISSMLLLVACNETAFQAIDDQQDFIASVNILEPSVTFYDEENELMATWDLDKAYTGALLFGQDALLLYGHQLEQAELYELSTGKQIEKFNTGIGVTNALYDEHHQLIYVTNSKTNELTSFSITGDMQNKVKLRNYPMSMTQHENLLYVVNYKDTLLSVVDTATFTVKQEWPIESSSQGIAIIEKTGELWLGGHGQGSKSNDQVQVLDLVTGVVKKQIKVPLMPVTLLQSSDEVVVASHGSNMIYTVSTQGTITWQQEIAANPFAVAYFQGQLVVAGYDDQTLYFINDDQVTEHVVTGKGAFQLLVRERAS, from the coding sequence ATGAATTATATACGAATGATTATTTTAATTAGTAGTATGCTCTTGTTGGTAGCTTGCAACGAGACTGCATTTCAAGCGATTGACGACCAGCAAGATTTTATAGCATCCGTCAATATTTTAGAGCCCTCTGTTACGTTTTATGATGAAGAAAATGAGTTAATGGCGACATGGGATTTAGATAAGGCTTATACAGGCGCACTACTTTTCGGGCAAGATGCGCTCTTACTTTACGGACATCAACTTGAACAAGCCGAATTATATGAGCTTTCAACCGGCAAACAAATCGAGAAATTTAACACAGGGATCGGTGTAACGAACGCACTTTATGATGAACACCACCAGCTGATTTATGTAACGAATAGTAAGACAAACGAATTAACGAGCTTTTCCATAACGGGTGACATGCAGAACAAAGTAAAGCTTCGCAATTACCCAATGTCGATGACGCAACATGAAAACTTACTTTATGTAGTGAACTATAAAGATACGTTACTATCTGTCGTGGATACAGCTACATTTACAGTGAAGCAAGAATGGCCAATCGAAAGTTCTTCACAAGGAATCGCAATCATCGAAAAAACCGGAGAACTTTGGCTTGGTGGGCATGGGCAGGGAAGTAAGTCAAATGACCAAGTACAGGTACTGGATTTAGTAACAGGCGTAGTAAAAAAGCAAATTAAAGTACCACTGATGCCGGTAACACTTTTACAATCTAGCGATGAGGTGGTTGTTGCAAGTCACGGCTCTAATATGATTTATACTGTGTCAACACAAGGCACGATCACATGGCAGCAAGAAATTGCGGCGAATCCATTTGCCGTAGCCTATTTCCAAGGGCAGTTAGTCGTAGCTGGCTATGACGATCAAACCTTGTATTTTATTAACGACGACCAGGTGACCGAACATGTCGTGACAGGAAAAGGTGCGTTTCAGTTACTTGTAAGGGAGAGAGCGTCATGA